A genomic region of Exiguobacterium oxidotolerans JCM 12280 contains the following coding sequences:
- a CDS encoding glycosyl hydrolase family 28-related protein yields the protein MASFSYKNIGLPLDLLNWEVLNENFKNVARDLNKISNDILEEVSDAASLRYLSPVATLSVLSSTYPDAKEGDAAQTLDDNKIYRYNGTNWVFVQQFGSGPFTDVYNQLALQRSFINVKSFGAVGDGVSDDTNAIRSAIQSLPSTGGNIYFPNGKYRITDSIVLKNGTIITGETSTGALIYPDCDIMNTSEQTSVTPCFRVSSSAKNIGFYKIGVDSSKASNTIMASTLITSGAGISNFFAFDIYGKDVYQLLKFSDCSDMYFEKILLVPPTKVLPVPPENALSFVRCRNVNISNLIVYGTAEIIDMSQCINVTIDNVIGESGVGDENEAFDIGGCKNVTIDNCITNGFGEAVKLKQEGNLPTYLITEDITISNCQFREFSKAGIELLTNKVLADYVIKNIKISNCTIESSVTNSRGIYQVSSVNNYGFENVEVRDTKIEVPNYAIDVANASNFKLKGGNALTSSLYSAIKFISDVGHPYAEKTKDFGIDDTEIKVSGNGKAIDLARIYGFTMKDVTIDVPKSTSSSNYAVYLLNVKDPKITRSKISGGGYGISLNWTTSETYLHSTAKMITAFIKDNEIKNFGVYGVRLNVDMPTDLAVTYKYARITNNDFYIDENTSQSGQTAIQFRARRITGGFDYIKADQNTMYRVPTAIGYDGVTLGSNSVVTPNMIYTGA from the coding sequence ATGGCGAGCTTTTCATATAAAAACATCGGTCTCCCACTTGATTTACTCAACTGGGAAGTGCTAAATGAAAATTTTAAGAACGTCGCACGTGATTTGAATAAAATCAGTAATGATATTTTAGAGGAAGTAAGCGATGCTGCCAGTTTAAGATATTTGTCGCCAGTCGCTACACTTTCGGTGTTATCTTCGACTTATCCGGATGCTAAAGAAGGTGACGCTGCACAAACGTTGGATGATAATAAAATTTATCGTTACAACGGTACGAATTGGGTCTTTGTCCAACAGTTCGGTTCAGGCCCCTTCACTGATGTATACAATCAATTGGCTTTGCAACGCAGTTTTATAAACGTCAAATCTTTCGGTGCAGTTGGTGATGGAGTCAGCGATGATACGAATGCCATCCGATCAGCCATTCAATCCCTTCCGTCCACAGGTGGAAACATCTATTTCCCAAACGGTAAGTACCGCATTACGGATTCAATCGTCTTAAAAAATGGTACCATCATCACTGGTGAGACATCTACTGGCGCCCTTATTTATCCTGATTGCGACATCATGAACACGTCGGAGCAGACAAGTGTTACACCTTGTTTCCGAGTTTCTTCGTCCGCAAAAAACATCGGGTTTTATAAAATTGGTGTAGATAGTTCGAAGGCGTCGAACACGATTATGGCTTCTACTCTCATCACAAGTGGTGCTGGAATATCCAATTTCTTCGCTTTTGATATTTATGGGAAAGATGTCTATCAATTGCTTAAGTTCAGTGATTGTTCAGATATGTATTTCGAAAAGATTCTACTTGTGCCACCAACCAAAGTTTTGCCGGTGCCTCCTGAAAATGCTCTTAGTTTTGTACGCTGTCGAAATGTCAATATCTCAAATCTGATTGTATACGGAACGGCGGAAATTATTGATATGTCACAGTGCATCAACGTCACAATCGATAATGTCATCGGGGAATCTGGCGTCGGTGACGAGAATGAAGCATTCGACATCGGTGGCTGTAAGAATGTTACCATCGATAACTGTATCACCAATGGATTCGGGGAAGCGGTCAAACTAAAACAAGAAGGCAATTTACCGACTTACCTTATTACGGAAGACATTACTATTTCAAACTGCCAATTTCGTGAATTTTCAAAAGCTGGTATTGAATTGTTAACCAATAAGGTTCTGGCAGATTACGTCATCAAAAATATTAAAATCAGCAACTGCACGATTGAGAGTTCCGTTACCAATAGTCGTGGCATCTATCAAGTCAGTAGCGTCAACAATTACGGTTTTGAAAACGTAGAAGTCCGAGACACAAAGATTGAAGTTCCGAACTACGCTATTGATGTGGCGAACGCATCGAACTTTAAATTAAAAGGCGGAAATGCGTTGACATCATCTCTTTACTCAGCAATCAAGTTCATTTCTGATGTGGGGCACCCATATGCGGAAAAAACGAAGGACTTCGGAATCGATGACACTGAAATCAAAGTCAGCGGGAACGGGAAGGCGATTGATTTGGCACGCATCTATGGTTTCACTATGAAGGATGTCACAATTGATGTTCCAAAATCAACGTCTTCGAGCAACTATGCTGTTTATTTATTGAATGTCAAAGATCCAAAAATCACTCGGAGTAAAATTTCGGGCGGCGGATATGGGATTAGTTTAAACTGGACGACTAGTGAAACGTATCTGCACAGTACGGCAAAAATGATCACTGCTTTCATCAAAGATAATGAAATCAAAAACTTTGGGGTCTATGGAGTACGCTTAAATGTCGACATGCCGACCGATCTCGCTGTCACTTACAAGTATGCTCGTATCACAAATAATGATTTCTATATTGATGAAAATACCTCTCAAAGCGGACAAACAGCAATTCAGTTCCGTGCTCGCCGGATTACAGGCGGATTTGATTATATCAAAGCAGACCAAAACACGATGTACCGAGTTCCAACGGCTATCGGGTACGACGGAGTCACTTTGGGATCTAATTCAGTAGTCACTCCTAACATGATTTACACTGGAGCATAA
- a CDS encoding LysM peptidoglycan-binding domain-containing protein, producing MYYDKRNKEALAELAPNTQKAARQWYDYLVKNGIEVLIYDARRTEAEQRANVNSGASQTMYSYHLVGQALDFVPIKDGKALWGGYNASNIQKAIKEAQRIGFTWGGDWDSDGNQRDETFIDSPHLQYNYKGYGSDKVLASSTPVSKPASSASSKTHQVVAGDTLSELAVKYKTTVANLKAWNNLKDADINIGWTLNVAKPAAPVKASSAAIIAFPGDALYRTQDKSKMKQINIERIQRAVGAPVTGKFDAATEKAVEAYQKRKKLAIDGVVGKDTWNMLF from the coding sequence ATGTATTACGACAAACGGAATAAGGAAGCACTCGCAGAACTCGCGCCGAACACGCAAAAAGCCGCACGCCAGTGGTACGACTACCTCGTCAAGAACGGCATCGAAGTACTGATCTACGACGCACGCCGGACGGAAGCGGAGCAACGGGCGAACGTAAACTCAGGCGCCTCACAAACAATGTACTCGTATCACCTCGTCGGGCAAGCGCTCGATTTTGTTCCTATTAAAGATGGCAAAGCCTTATGGGGTGGATATAATGCGTCTAATATCCAAAAAGCCATCAAAGAAGCGCAACGCATCGGCTTCACGTGGGGTGGAGATTGGGATTCGGACGGCAACCAACGCGATGAAACGTTCATCGATTCACCACACCTGCAGTACAACTACAAAGGCTATGGCTCAGACAAGGTCTTGGCATCTTCGACGCCTGTCAGCAAGCCCGCCTCATCTGCATCAAGCAAGACGCATCAGGTCGTCGCAGGCGACACATTGAGCGAACTCGCGGTCAAGTACAAGACGACGGTCGCGAACCTCAAGGCGTGGAACAACCTCAAGGACGCGGACATCAACATCGGGTGGACGCTGAACGTCGCGAAACCTGCTGCACCTGTCAAGGCATCGAGTGCCGCGATCATTGCATTCCCAGGCGACGCGCTATACCGCACGCAAGATAAATCAAAGATGAAGCAAATCAACATCGAACGCATTCAGCGCGCTGTCGGTGCTCCGGTAACGGGCAAGTTTGACGCGGCTACCGAGAAAGCGGTCGAGGCATATCAGAAGCGCAAGAAGCTCGCCATCGATGGTGTCGTCGGTAAAGATACATGGAACATGCTTTTTTAA
- a CDS encoding phage holin, which yields MNEKTIAFVRLAIPLYAMLNATLLAMGYDPLPFESEKVDGFVTGAVGVVGLIVAWWKNNNVTPEAQQMQQALDDKKQYNQLKNL from the coding sequence ATGAACGAAAAAACAATCGCTTTCGTCCGCCTTGCCATCCCACTCTATGCCATGCTCAACGCGACCTTGCTTGCGATGGGCTATGACCCGTTGCCATTCGAATCTGAAAAGGTGGACGGCTTCGTCACGGGTGCGGTCGGTGTCGTCGGTTTAATCGTCGCCTGGTGGAAGAACAATAACGTCACACCGGAAGCACAACAGATGCAGCAGGCGCTCGACGACAAGAAGCAATACAATCAACTGAAAAACCTCTAA
- a CDS encoding prepilin-type N-terminal cleavage/methylation domain-containing protein translates to MRSKVKRVVCSEEERGFTLLEVMLSLVAISLFLVLAIDPYLNFQKQKTQLIVETRRLDEMASKQVVGDSTGYRVEEGKWCLETLCLASRIRNDPPRNFNGPLVESSVTPWIIDDDTTR, encoded by the coding sequence ATGCGGTCGAAGGTAAAAAGAGTTGTTTGCTCGGAGGAAGAGCGTGGATTCACTCTCCTTGAAGTGATGCTCTCACTTGTCGCCATCAGTTTGTTTTTAGTATTAGCGATTGATCCTTACTTGAATTTCCAAAAACAAAAAACACAGTTAATTGTTGAGACACGGCGCTTGGACGAGATGGCATCGAAGCAAGTGGTGGGTGATTCGACGGGGTATCGTGTCGAGGAAGGGAAGTGGTGTCTTGAAACGTTATGCCTTGCGAGCCGAATCCGGAACGACCCTCCTCGAAATTTCAATGGTCCTTTGGTTGAGTCCTCTGTTACTCCTTGGATTATTGACGATGACACAACTCGTTAG
- a CDS encoding shikimate kinase, translating to MDKVYVIGFMGTGKTAIGRKLSERYDVDELDERFVQEYGQSIADFFAAHGEAGFRARESELLRNSQSQVVITGGGIIERPENRTWMKETGTVIWIDTPFDSIWRRIESDRNRPLVGKYETVKSLYMRRRSVYADSANLRLEGMKSIRELTAEIESVLEEKS from the coding sequence ATGGATAAGGTTTATGTAATCGGCTTTATGGGAACTGGTAAAACAGCGATTGGTCGAAAGTTAAGCGAACGATATGACGTAGATGAACTAGATGAACGTTTTGTTCAAGAGTATGGTCAATCGATTGCTGATTTTTTTGCAGCACATGGTGAGGCAGGATTTCGAGCACGCGAAAGCGAATTGTTACGAAACAGTCAATCTCAAGTTGTCATCACGGGTGGTGGAATCATTGAACGACCCGAAAATCGTACATGGATGAAGGAAACGGGTACGGTCATCTGGATTGATACACCATTCGATTCGATTTGGAGACGAATTGAGTCAGACCGAAATCGTCCCTTAGTAGGGAAGTACGAGACTGTCAAGTCTTTGTATATGCGCAGACGTTCTGTCTATGCAGACAGTGCGAATCTTCGTTTAGAGGGAATGAAATCGATTCGGGAGCTAACGGCAGAAATAGAATCGGTATTGGAGGAAAAGTCATGA
- the gcvT gene encoding glycine cleavage system aminomethyltransferase GcvT: protein MSQTTLKRTPLFETIAPMGKMVDFAGFEMPVLFSSIKEEHIAVREQVGMFDVSHMGELLVTGPEALAFLQKTLSNDISKIAIGQAQYNVLCQEDGGTVDDLLVYRLEEEKYLLVVNASNIEKDEAHLRSYLEGNVLLENQSDAYGQIAVQGPKAEELLSTMTELALNEIKFFRFVYGKVAGVDMLVSRSGYTGEDGFELYMAAADAEHVFKTLLEAGVVPCGLGARDTLRFEACLPLYGHELSATISPIEAGMGFAVKPQAKEFVGSDVLAKQKEQGAPRRLIGLELVDKGIVRQDAPVLLNGETVGFVTTGTLPPTIGKAIALALVPAEYATEDQFEVEVRGKKLAAKRVNTPFYRRAN from the coding sequence ATGAGTCAGACGACATTGAAGAGAACGCCATTGTTTGAAACGATCGCACCGATGGGGAAAATGGTCGATTTTGCAGGGTTTGAAATGCCGGTTCTGTTTTCATCAATCAAGGAAGAGCACATTGCAGTACGTGAACAAGTCGGGATGTTCGATGTATCTCATATGGGAGAATTGTTAGTGACAGGTCCTGAAGCATTAGCGTTTCTTCAAAAGACACTGTCGAATGATATCTCTAAGATCGCGATTGGGCAGGCTCAATACAATGTTTTATGTCAAGAGGATGGTGGGACAGTCGATGACTTGCTCGTGTATCGACTGGAAGAAGAAAAATATTTACTAGTCGTCAACGCCTCGAATATCGAGAAAGATGAAGCACATCTTCGTTCGTATCTAGAAGGAAACGTGTTACTCGAAAACCAATCGGATGCGTATGGGCAGATTGCCGTCCAAGGTCCTAAAGCAGAGGAACTCCTGTCGACAATGACGGAGCTTGCATTAAATGAAATTAAATTTTTCCGGTTCGTTTACGGGAAAGTGGCAGGCGTCGACATGTTAGTTTCGCGCAGTGGTTATACGGGAGAAGACGGATTCGAGTTATATATGGCGGCAGCAGATGCAGAACATGTCTTTAAGACACTACTTGAAGCAGGTGTCGTTCCATGTGGTCTTGGCGCACGTGATACTTTACGTTTTGAAGCGTGTTTACCACTCTATGGTCATGAGTTATCGGCGACGATTTCACCAATCGAAGCAGGGATGGGGTTTGCCGTCAAACCGCAAGCGAAAGAATTCGTCGGGTCAGATGTTCTCGCAAAACAAAAAGAACAAGGCGCACCACGCCGTTTGATTGGACTTGAACTCGTCGATAAAGGGATTGTCCGTCAAGATGCCCCGGTTTTACTGAATGGAGAGACTGTTGGTTTTGTGACGACAGGGACGTTACCACCGACAATCGGTAAAGCCATTGCCTTAGCGCTCGTGCCAGCAGAATACGCGACAGAGGACCAGTTCGAAGTGGAAGTACGTGGAAAGAAACTAGCCGCAAAACGTGTGAACACACCGTTTTATCGTCGAGCCAACTAA
- the gcvPA gene encoding aminomethyl-transferring glycine dehydrogenase subunit GcvPA, with protein MDFRYLPMTQEDEKEMLQTIGANSIEDLLADIPAAVRDQGTLEEVGIPLPETDLIRTFSKLADQNMNTKQYPSFLGAGIYDHYAPAVVNHMLLRSEFYTAYTPYQPEISQGELQAIFEFQTMICELTGMDVANSSMYDGITALAEAAMLACAHKKKKTIVLSDGVHPEAHDVVRTYAKGPGLEVETLALRDGETAIEQLDGLDDIACVIVQYPNFYGRVEDLQALADATHAKGGLFIVSANPLALGLLEAPGKLGADITIGDCQPFGIPQSFGGPTCGYFTTTKALMRKIPGRLVGQTVDEDGKRGFVLTLQAREQHIRRDKATSNICSNQALNALAASIAMSAFGKQGIRDLAVRNLQTAHALKKSLKAAGFRIVDDGPSFNEFVVELPIDAEEASRQLLKAGIIGGLPLGTYDAKRSREMLVCATELRTKEELDQFVSALGGLTHA; from the coding sequence ATGGATTTTCGTTATTTACCGATGACGCAAGAAGATGAAAAAGAGATGTTACAGACGATTGGTGCAAATTCGATTGAAGATTTACTAGCAGACATTCCAGCCGCTGTCCGCGACCAGGGGACGTTAGAAGAAGTCGGGATTCCGCTACCGGAAACAGATTTGATTCGAACATTTTCGAAGCTTGCTGACCAAAATATGAATACGAAGCAATATCCATCGTTCCTCGGTGCAGGCATTTACGATCACTATGCACCGGCTGTCGTCAATCATATGTTGTTGCGTTCAGAATTCTATACGGCGTATACACCCTATCAACCTGAAATCTCACAAGGGGAACTGCAAGCGATTTTCGAGTTTCAGACGATGATTTGTGAATTGACAGGAATGGACGTCGCAAACTCATCGATGTACGACGGCATTACAGCACTAGCAGAAGCGGCCATGCTTGCCTGTGCCCATAAAAAGAAAAAGACGATTGTCTTGTCGGATGGGGTTCATCCGGAAGCACATGATGTCGTTCGGACGTATGCGAAAGGACCGGGGCTCGAGGTCGAGACGCTCGCATTGCGAGACGGGGAGACGGCAATCGAACAATTAGATGGACTTGATGACATCGCATGTGTCATCGTCCAATACCCGAACTTTTATGGACGCGTCGAAGATTTACAAGCGTTAGCGGATGCAACACATGCAAAAGGCGGTTTATTTATCGTCTCAGCCAATCCGCTTGCCCTCGGACTGCTTGAAGCACCTGGGAAACTCGGTGCGGATATTACGATTGGCGATTGCCAACCGTTCGGGATTCCCCAAAGTTTTGGTGGACCGACATGTGGCTACTTCACGACGACAAAAGCCTTAATGCGTAAAATTCCAGGGCGTCTTGTCGGTCAGACGGTGGATGAGGATGGCAAACGCGGTTTCGTCTTGACGCTCCAAGCCCGGGAACAGCATATCCGTCGTGATAAAGCGACATCAAATATTTGTTCGAACCAAGCGTTGAATGCATTGGCGGCATCGATTGCGATGAGCGCGTTCGGAAAACAAGGGATTCGTGATTTAGCGGTCCGCAACTTACAAACGGCACATGCCTTGAAAAAATCATTGAAAGCAGCCGGCTTCCGCATCGTCGATGATGGACCGAGCTTTAATGAATTCGTCGTCGAATTACCGATCGATGCGGAAGAGGCAAGTCGTCAATTGCTTAAAGCAGGAATCATCGGTGGATTGCCGCTCGGCACATACGACGCAAAACGAAGTCGTGAAATGCTTGTCTGTGCAACAGAATTACGGACGAAAGAAGAGCTCGATCAATTCGTGTCAGCGTTAGGGGGATTAACTCATGCATAA
- the gcvPB gene encoding aminomethyl-transferring glycine dehydrogenase subunit GcvPB — MHKSSEQTLIFEISKPGRVAYALPLATVEEEAIEDMLPASFVRKEDVALPEVSELDLVRHYTALSNRNHGVDSGFYPLGSCTMKYNPKINEDMARLPGFAHIHPLQPVESIQGALGLMYDLQEKLAVITGMDEVTLQPAAGAHGEWTGLMLIKAYHHARGDFKRTKVLVPDSAHGTNPASASVAGFDTVTVLSDERGLVDLEDLKSKVGDDTAALMLTNPNTLGLFESDIVEIAKAVHEAGGKLYYDGANSNAIMGIARPGDMGFDVVHLNLHKTFTGPHGGGGPGSGPVGVKQDLIPYLPKPIVAKTDEGFILDYDRKEAIGRVKPFYGNFGINVRAYSYIRTMGGEGLARVSKEAVLNANYMLARLKGAYDAPYDVYCKHEFVLSGRRQKALGVRTLDIAKRLLDFGYHPPTIYFPLNVEECIMIEPTETESKETLDAFCDAMLQIAREVEETPDVVLNAPHTTVVKRMDETLAARKPVLRYEPKQEVHA, encoded by the coding sequence ATGCATAAATCAAGTGAACAAACATTGATTTTTGAAATCTCAAAACCCGGTCGTGTCGCATATGCGTTACCACTCGCGACGGTCGAAGAAGAAGCAATCGAAGACATGTTGCCAGCTTCTTTTGTACGAAAAGAAGATGTCGCGTTACCGGAAGTTTCGGAACTGGATCTTGTCCGTCACTACACGGCACTTTCGAACCGGAACCACGGTGTCGACTCCGGGTTTTATCCGCTCGGTTCATGTACGATGAAATACAATCCTAAAATCAATGAAGATATGGCACGACTTCCCGGGTTTGCCCACATTCATCCGCTTCAACCGGTTGAGAGCATTCAAGGAGCGCTCGGTTTGATGTATGACTTACAAGAAAAGTTAGCAGTCATCACGGGAATGGATGAAGTGACGCTCCAACCGGCAGCAGGGGCACACGGAGAGTGGACTGGATTGATGTTGATCAAAGCCTATCATCATGCGCGCGGCGACTTCAAACGGACGAAAGTACTCGTTCCGGACTCAGCACACGGCACGAACCCGGCATCGGCGTCTGTCGCAGGATTTGATACCGTGACGGTCTTGTCAGATGAACGAGGTCTTGTCGACTTAGAAGACTTAAAGAGCAAAGTAGGGGACGATACAGCGGCTTTAATGCTGACGAACCCGAACACGCTCGGATTGTTTGAATCGGATATCGTCGAGATCGCAAAAGCAGTCCATGAAGCCGGTGGGAAATTGTATTACGATGGAGCAAACTCAAACGCCATCATGGGAATTGCACGTCCCGGCGATATGGGCTTTGATGTCGTTCACTTGAACCTCCACAAAACGTTCACCGGTCCTCACGGTGGTGGTGGTCCGGGTTCAGGTCCGGTCGGTGTCAAACAAGACTTGATCCCTTATTTACCGAAACCGATCGTCGCAAAAACAGACGAAGGATTCATTTTGGATTATGATCGCAAAGAGGCAATCGGACGTGTTAAACCGTTCTACGGAAATTTTGGCATTAATGTCCGCGCCTACAGCTACATTCGGACGATGGGTGGAGAAGGTCTCGCCCGTGTCTCGAAAGAAGCGGTCTTGAACGCAAACTATATGTTAGCGCGTCTCAAAGGCGCATATGACGCACCGTATGATGTCTACTGTAAACATGAGTTCGTCTTATCGGGGCGTCGCCAAAAAGCACTTGGCGTGCGGACGCTTGATATCGCAAAACGACTGCTTGATTTCGGTTATCATCCACCGACAATCTATTTCCCGTTGAATGTCGAAGAGTGTATCATGATCGAACCGACGGAAACGGAATCAAAAGAAACGCTTGATGCGTTCTGTGATGCGATGCTCCAAATCGCACGTGAAGTCGAAGAAACGCCAGACGTCGTCCTGAACGCACCGCATACGACGGTCGTCAAACGGATGGACGAGACATTGGCAGCGCGTAAACCAGTGTTGCGTTATGAGCCGAAACAAGAAGTCCATGCATAA
- a CDS encoding rhodanese-like domain-containing protein — translation METGTIITIVLWVALIAYVVWRFMPVKGITKLSQEEFRANYRKAQIVDVRETQEFKGGHIVGARNIPVSQMKMRSKELRKDMPIYLYCQGSMRSSQAAKVLKKAGYTNLYQLKGGFKQWTGKVKRS, via the coding sequence ATGGAAACAGGCACAATCATCACAATCGTCTTATGGGTGGCATTGATTGCTTATGTCGTCTGGCGTTTCATGCCAGTCAAAGGCATCACAAAACTCTCGCAAGAGGAATTCCGCGCGAACTACCGTAAGGCACAAATCGTCGACGTCCGGGAAACACAAGAATTTAAAGGCGGTCATATCGTTGGCGCGCGTAACATTCCGGTTAGCCAAATGAAGATGCGTTCGAAAGAGCTTCGTAAAGATATGCCAATCTACCTGTATTGCCAAGGCAGCATGCGTTCTTCGCAAGCAGCTAAAGTCTTGAAAAAAGCCGGCTACACGAACTTGTACCAGCTTAAAGGCGGTTTCAAACAGTGGACCGGAAAAGTCAAACGTAGCTAA
- a CDS encoding lipoate--protein ligase family protein, translating to MVKKWQVLTTEALEPAMNMAIDEALIAFVGRGEIAPTLRFYSWEPRGLSVGHFQRATRDIDRKRIEELGIPIVRRMTGGRAVLHADELTYSVVIQEATEGLPRTVIESYRLLTEGIRKGYHHLGIPVEFSVPMTEEEKEELRKPKSAVCFDAASYYELAVGKRKVAGSAQVRHQGVVLQHGSVPLSVDEGELFDCFLYEDETMRQRMKSRFAGKAVALNELAGRKVSFEEVRDAFTRGFEDALQLEFVPLEFNERQWQEIEQLAEKYRSDEWNWKR from the coding sequence TTGGTAAAGAAATGGCAAGTATTGACGACCGAAGCACTAGAGCCGGCAATGAACATGGCAATTGATGAAGCATTGATTGCTTTTGTCGGGCGAGGAGAGATTGCGCCTACGCTTCGTTTTTACTCATGGGAACCACGCGGACTCAGTGTCGGTCATTTTCAGCGTGCAACACGTGATATCGATCGAAAGCGAATTGAAGAACTTGGTATCCCGATCGTTCGACGGATGACTGGTGGTCGAGCGGTTTTACATGCGGATGAACTCACATATAGTGTCGTCATTCAAGAGGCGACAGAAGGACTACCACGAACTGTAATCGAAAGTTATCGCCTGTTGACGGAAGGAATCCGAAAAGGCTATCATCACCTCGGTATTCCCGTTGAATTTTCAGTGCCGATGACGGAAGAAGAAAAAGAAGAGTTACGAAAGCCGAAATCGGCCGTTTGTTTTGATGCAGCCTCTTACTATGAATTGGCAGTCGGAAAACGGAAAGTCGCGGGGAGTGCTCAAGTTCGTCATCAAGGCGTTGTGCTTCAGCATGGATCAGTGCCTTTATCGGTTGATGAAGGTGAATTGTTTGATTGCTTCCTTTATGAAGATGAAACGATGCGTCAACGGATGAAGTCACGCTTTGCAGGAAAAGCGGTTGCCTTGAATGAACTCGCGGGCCGGAAAGTGTCATTCGAGGAAGTTCGTGATGCGTTTACACGCGGTTTTGAGGATGCGCTTCAATTGGAATTCGTTCCGCTTGAATTCAATGAGCGGCAATGGCAGGAAATTGAACAGTTAGCCGAGAAGTATCGTAGTGATGAATGGAACTGGAAACGTTAA
- the mntR gene encoding transcriptional regulator MntR, which yields MPTPSMEDYLEQIYILIEEKGYARVSDIAELLGVHPSSVTKMVQKLDREEYLVYEKYRGLMLTAKGRKIGKRLVERHALLEDFLRLVGVEESLIYKDVEGIEHHLSIEALDKINGMIQFFAERPALQEELHNYQQAHPED from the coding sequence GTGCCGACTCCGAGTATGGAAGATTATTTAGAGCAAATTTATATCTTGATCGAAGAAAAAGGGTATGCCCGCGTATCGGATATCGCAGAACTGTTAGGAGTACACCCTTCTTCTGTAACGAAGATGGTGCAAAAGTTAGACCGTGAAGAGTACCTCGTCTACGAAAAGTATCGTGGCCTCATGTTGACTGCAAAAGGTAGAAAGATTGGGAAACGACTTGTCGAACGGCACGCGCTGTTAGAAGATTTCTTGCGCCTTGTCGGTGTAGAAGAGTCACTAATCTATAAAGATGTCGAAGGAATTGAACATCACTTGAGTATCGAAGCACTTGATAAAATCAATGGGATGATTCAATTTTTCGCTGAACGCCCGGCTTTACAAGAAGAACTTCATAATTATCAACAAGCACACCCAGAAGACTGA
- the hpt gene encoding hypoxanthine phosphoribosyltransferase, whose amino-acid sequence MEIVIKEKLVSETDLAKKVSELAIEIERDAAGRQIVLVVVLKGSMVFAADLMRQIKGSVQIDTVACSSYGAKTVSSGRVQLKKDLDLDVEGKYVVVVEDIIDTGHTLSFLCEHMKLHKPGVLKICTLLDKPARREVELTADYVGFEIPDYFVVGYGIDCAEEYRNLPYIGWVETD is encoded by the coding sequence ATGGAAATCGTCATCAAAGAAAAATTGGTTTCAGAAACTGATTTAGCTAAAAAAGTGAGTGAACTCGCAATCGAGATTGAACGGGATGCGGCCGGGCGTCAAATTGTCCTTGTCGTCGTGTTGAAAGGGTCGATGGTTTTTGCCGCGGACTTGATGCGGCAAATTAAAGGAAGTGTTCAAATCGATACCGTTGCCTGTTCATCGTATGGTGCGAAGACGGTCTCTTCTGGACGCGTTCAATTGAAAAAAGATTTAGACCTGGATGTCGAAGGGAAGTATGTTGTCGTTGTCGAGGACATTATTGATACGGGACATACGTTGAGTTTTTTGTGTGAACATATGAAGTTGCATAAACCGGGTGTCTTAAAGATTTGTACGTTACTTGATAAACCTGCGCGTCGTGAAGTCGAGTTGACGGCAGATTATGTTGGATTTGAGATTCCAGATTACTTCGTCGTCGGCTATGGCATCGATTGTGCAGAAGAGTATCGCAATTTGCCGTACATTGGTTGGGTCGAGACAGATTGA